The following are encoded in a window of Rosa chinensis cultivar Old Blush chromosome 4, RchiOBHm-V2, whole genome shotgun sequence genomic DNA:
- the LOC112197704 gene encoding non-specific lipid transfer protein GPI-anchored 25 — protein MSTTATATSLRSSSLMAVLLLASLFVTLGAAKSAKESPPSACADELVRFSPCLSYVASPPNNLSDLPASKCCDAFSSSGESGRAVCLCYLVQDPPMLGFPVTVARVLSLSSFCRRRNSTAASTSLQSLCSESPELPPLRNTTISVISGPPPSVSGYETASSPSPKPTNKSSTKPSFSTPPSSAVEPARVSSSAAAMKRIFKNNTSWFLPAISIFILI, from the exons ATGAGcaccaccgccaccgccacctcTTTGCGCTCCTCGTCTCTCATGGCCGTCCTCCTCCTCGCCTCCTTGTTCGTTACTCTCGGCGCCGCAAAGTCAGCAAAAGAATCGCCGCCGTCTGCTTGCGCCGACGAGCTCGTCCGGTTCTCGCCGTGCCTGTCTTACGTGGCGTCGCCGCCAAACAACCTCTCCGACTTGCCGGCCTCCAAGTGCTGCGACGCGTTCTCGTCTTCGGGGGAGTCCGGCCGCGCCGTTTGCCTGTGCTACCTGGTCCAGGATCCTCCGATGCTCGGCTTTCCGGTGACCGTCGCTcgcgtcctctctctctcttccttttgcCGTCGCCGGAACTCCACTGCTGCTTCTACTTCTCTTCAGTCTCTCTGCTCag AGTCGCCGGAACTCCCTCCTCTCCGCAACACCACGATTTCGGTGATTTCAGGTCCTCCTCCTTCTG TTTCAGGTTATGAAACTGCTTCATCTCCTTCGCCAAAACCAACTAACAAGTCAAGCACAAAACCAAGCTTCTCAACTCCACCGAGCTCAGCAGTAGAACCAGCAAGAGTGTCGTCGTCGGCAGCGGCCATGAAACGAATTTTCAAGAACAATACTTCCTGGTTTCTACCTGCCATATCGATTTTCATACTCATCTGA
- the LOC112199301 gene encoding BAHD acyltransferase At5g47980 → MCSEMMVEVIDKETITPSSPTPHHLTTSNLSVFDQFVPDLYVPILLFYPNNSTTNHKGNTVDHHYSLITERSKLLKTSLAEALSRFYPFAGKIFCHNNILSICCNDHGAAFIQTHVNCPISKVLEKPHDGMLNQLLPNGIESTFESTGYLLLVQANFFECGGLAIGVSISHKIADAFTLGTFICSWATMSLGTDVVAFPIIEFGVAASVYPPQDLFIKSLQTSGEYVYGDCAKRRFVFDASNILRLKSKAVSVIVPNPTRVEVVSAFIWKCAMDASRSNLGFTMPAMLFLAANMRKVLGYPTLMGNLLGYVSAAKAQESDATLQSLVAILREGIEKFKVKYDNGVSEDDIYQHFKEHEDLMGKNDIDNYTCTSWCRFGFYEANFGWGKPSWVTIPGVPIKNLILLIDTKDGEGIEAFLSLKEDDMAVIETNKEFLAYASLNPIVI, encoded by the coding sequence ATGTGTTCAGAAATGATGGTTGAAGTGATCGACAAGGAAACAATTACACCATCATCTCCTACTCCTCACCATCTTACAACTTCCAACCTCTCTGTTTTTGATCAGTTTGTACCAGACTTATATGTCCCCATACTTCTCTTCTATCCCAACAATAGTACTACTAATCACAAGGGAAACACGGTTGATCACCACTATTCATTGATTACCGAAAGATCCAAGCTTCTGAAAACTTCATTAGCTGAAGCCCTTAGCCGCTTCTATCCCTTTGCAGGAAAAATATTTTgccacaacaacattctttcaATCTGTTGTAATGACCATGGTGCGGCATTTATCCAAACCCATGTCAACTGTCCCATATCAAAGGTTTTGGAAAAGCCCCATGATGGGATGCTAAATCAATTACTTCCAAATGGCATAGAATCAACATTTGAAAGCACAGGCTATCTCCTACTAGTCCAAGCCAACTTCTTTGAATGTGGTGGACTTGCAATTGGGGTTAGCATTTCACATAAGATCGCGGACGCCTTCACACTCGGAACATTCATCTGTAGCTGGGCAACAATGAGCCTTGGCACTGATGTAGTGGCTTTTCCAATTATAGAATTTGGTGTTGCAGCATCTGTTTACCCACCACAAGATTTATTCATCAAGTCATTGCAAACTTCTGGGGAATATGTTTATGGAGATTGTGCAAAAAGGAGATTTGTTTTTGATGCCTCAAATATTCTACGTCTCAAGTCAAAAGCCGTCAGTGTCATCGTTCCAAATCCAACTCGTGTTGAAGTAGTGTCAGCGTTTATTTGGAAATGTGCAATGGATGCATCAAGATCAAACTTGGGTTTTACAATGCCAGCCATGCTATTTCTAGCAGCAAATATGCGGAAAGTATTGGGGTATCCCACTTTAATGGGAAATCTTTTAGGATATGTCTCTGCAGCAAAGGCACAAGAAAGTGATGCAACTCTTCAAAGCTTGGTTGCTATACTACGGGAAGGCATTGAGAAATTTAAAGTGAAATATGATAATGGAGTTAGTGAAGATGATATCTACCAACATTTCAAAGAGCATGAAGATTTAATGGGTAAGAATGATATAGATAACTATACTTGTACCAGTTGGTGCAGGTTTGGCTTCTATGAAGCCAATTTTGGATGGGGAAAGCCATCGTGGGTCACTATTCCAGGTGTCCCAATCAAGAATCTAATTTTATTGATTGATACAAAAGATGGTGAAGGCATAGAAGCATTCTTGAGTTTAaaagaagatgacatggctgtAATTGAAACCAATAAGGAGTTCCTTGCGTATGCATCTCTCAATCCTATTGTTATTTGA